One genomic segment of Acinetobacter sp. C26M includes these proteins:
- a CDS encoding hydroxymethylglutaryl-CoA lyase has product MSEFVKIVEVGPRDGLQNEKQALTVEQRLNFIHDLINAGLKSIEVGSCVSAKWVPQMAQSDELFKQLPQGTDLNLSLLTPNIKGFEAAQAVGCKEVAVFTAASESFTRKNINCSIDESFEKFADVLRAAKAQHIRVRGYVSCIVDCPYEGAIAPEQVLKVVKRLYDMGCYEVSLGETIGTATPDRVKKVWQACLAEIDSKVLAGHFHNTYGMAIANIYQSLQQGIRVFDSSLAGLGGCPYAKGASGNVSTEDLFYLLSHMGFETGINLEKLMQASQNISHVLNRKSLSNYSNAYWQTKCA; this is encoded by the coding sequence ATGAGTGAGTTTGTCAAAATCGTGGAAGTTGGACCCCGAGATGGTCTGCAAAACGAAAAACAGGCGTTGACCGTCGAACAACGGCTAAACTTCATTCATGATCTGATAAATGCAGGACTAAAATCAATTGAAGTCGGTTCCTGTGTCTCTGCTAAATGGGTACCGCAAATGGCACAAAGCGATGAGCTGTTTAAGCAGCTGCCACAAGGTACTGATCTGAATTTAAGCCTGCTCACCCCCAATATCAAAGGTTTTGAGGCTGCGCAAGCGGTAGGATGCAAGGAGGTTGCGGTATTTACCGCAGCTTCTGAAAGCTTTACCCGTAAAAATATTAACTGTTCAATTGATGAAAGCTTTGAAAAATTCGCTGATGTGCTACGTGCAGCCAAAGCGCAGCATATACGTGTCCGTGGTTATGTCTCTTGTATCGTGGATTGTCCTTATGAAGGTGCGATTGCACCTGAGCAAGTGCTAAAGGTGGTTAAACGACTCTATGACATGGGTTGCTATGAAGTCTCTTTGGGTGAGACCATCGGTACCGCCACACCTGATCGGGTTAAAAAAGTTTGGCAAGCCTGTCTGGCAGAAATTGATAGCAAGGTTTTGGCAGGTCATTTCCACAATACCTACGGCATGGCGATTGCCAATATTTATCAGTCCTTACAACAAGGCATTCGTGTGTTTGATTCATCACTTGCTGGACTGGGTGGCTGCCCTTATGCCAAAGGCGCTTCAGGCAATGTCTCGACCGAAGATCTGTTCTATTTGCTATCGCATATGGGCTTTGAAACAGGCATTAATTTAGAAAAACTGATGCAGGCCAGCCAAAATATTAGCCATGTCTTAAACCGAAAAAGCTTATCCAATTACAGCAATGCCTACTGGCAAACAAAGTGTGCTTAG
- a CDS encoding LysR family transcriptional regulator, translating to MRKNLDGGLLHAMHAFLKVIDSGSFTAAAEQMELTTAQVSRLISELEGRLGTKLLQRSTRQHALTEIGETYAEQCRQVLAMVEESEAQAMGMAARPQGRLRVLSMASFGHHYLAPMMADFCQTYPDLTVEYRTSQNVPDLLGKGIDVSLYLTESLADSRFVARRIGTIFSVLCASPAYLEKYGEPQSLDDLQKHACLRLVNPSITPQWHLVSENSCSYQIDINGPLIADTPELLLDVVQQDMGIALLPTFSSIDAIRAGRLRRILPAWRSPDIGVYTLLPSRHFVDAKTRAWLEWVEQHISPKIQQDTDYFYN from the coding sequence ATGCGCAAAAATCTTGATGGTGGACTGTTACATGCAATGCATGCCTTCCTGAAAGTGATTGATAGCGGGAGTTTCACGGCTGCCGCTGAACAGATGGAACTGACAACTGCGCAAGTTTCGCGATTAATTAGCGAATTAGAAGGGCGTTTAGGTACAAAACTACTACAACGATCAACCCGCCAGCATGCCTTGACCGAGATCGGTGAAACCTATGCCGAGCAGTGTCGCCAAGTACTGGCGATGGTGGAGGAATCTGAAGCACAAGCCATGGGCATGGCCGCTAGACCACAAGGGCGATTGCGGGTGTTGAGTATGGCCAGTTTTGGCCATCATTATCTGGCGCCAATGATGGCAGATTTCTGTCAAACCTATCCCGACCTGACGGTTGAATATCGGACTTCGCAAAATGTGCCTGATTTGTTAGGTAAGGGCATTGATGTCAGTCTATATCTCACCGAGTCATTGGCAGATTCACGGTTTGTGGCACGTCGAATTGGTACCATCTTTTCGGTGCTATGTGCATCACCTGCATATTTAGAAAAATATGGGGAACCTCAATCCTTGGATGATTTGCAAAAGCATGCCTGCTTACGCTTGGTCAATCCCTCAATTACCCCACAATGGCATTTGGTCAGTGAAAACAGCTGCTCTTATCAGATTGATATTAATGGACCGTTGATTGCTGATACCCCTGAATTGTTGCTGGATGTGGTACAGCAGGATATGGGCATTGCCTTATTACCGACCTTCTCATCGATTGATGCGATTCGGGCAGGGCGACTGCGTCGTATTTTACCTGCTTGGCGATCACCTGATATCGGGGTCTATACCTTATTGCCATCGCGTCATTTTGTGGATGCAAAAACACGGGCATGGCTGGAGTGGGTCGAGCAGCATATTTCGCCAAAAATACAGCAAGATACGGATTATTTTTATAACTAA
- a CDS encoding indolepyruvate ferredoxin oxidoreductase family protein produces the protein MNIATRVTPKMIATKDVSLDDKYISDHGSAYMTGIQALVRLPLAQTRRDELNGLHTAGFISGYRGSPVGNYDNFLWQIGGILKDHHVVFQPGINEDLAATAIWGTQQANLAGQGKYDGVSAWWYGKGPGVDRSGDVLRHANLAGTAKHSGVVALFGDDHSCKSSTVPHQSEHVMMGCGIPIFYPTSVQHILDLGVHAIAMSRFAGVWTSMKLVSEIVETSASVIVDLDRVTPVLPEIELPTDGIHIRWPDHGIQQEQRLYQYRLPAVLAYARANQLNQITWPCEHARIGIAASGKGYLDTIEALRILGIENETAQQLGLRVYQVGLIWPLEPQGLREFANGLQELIVVEEKRPILEAQIKDELYSLPDEQRPHVIGKAIHGKGEWSTSFEEAPLIGHYEFQPEPIAKMLAARFLQLDLPESLRQQIQSRVDLLHKAEQESRRVLDLAERKPYFCSGCPHNTSTVVPEGSRALGGIGCHYIAVSLDRGTETFSQMGGEGVSWAGASHFTNEKHIFANLGDGTYFHSGYLAIRQAIAANINITYKILYNDAVAMTGGQHVDGHLSVAQLTRQLDAEGIQKQVIVTDEPELIHAEEHLAPHVEIRHRNDLDAVQRELRDISGVTALIYVQTCASEKRRRRKRDAYPDPAERLYINSDICESCGDCSKKSNCLSIEPVETALGTKRQINQSSCNKDFTCVEGFCPSFVTVHTRDMKRPAKFEGFATGWPERPLIPQLIDTPNRIMVGGVGGTGVVTVGALLGMAAHLEGKATRVMDMAGLAQKGGTVYSYIQIAADDAQISSTKIPEHQCDLLIGADAIVAGSNAALSRLKQDAMVIVNEDGSPTSDFINKRDWYAPIHDLIGRLRGRVHKENLLSLPAARIATQVLGDAIYANQLLLGMAWQSGQIPLLRESIEKAIQLNGTAIDKNLEAFRIGCHLASDPSLITRLLDSLPKSNAPQTLAELIHDRTIRLQDYWNEAYANQYRMLLEQVAKLLPEALAKTIATQLYRVMAYKDEYEVARLLTGANFKKSIESQFGRGVRLSYHLAPPTLGTNVRKRIFGYWMRFPMMLLARLQWLRESFFDPFARQQERQHEHAWRDRYIAFVETLISSPNSYNLAVAEQIAELPAEVRGFGHIKMQAMQGANQRWDELSSKLINKP, from the coding sequence ATGAATATAGCGACAAGAGTTACTCCAAAAATGATCGCTACTAAAGATGTATCACTGGACGATAAATATATCAGTGATCACGGTTCGGCCTATATGACAGGCATTCAGGCACTGGTTCGGTTACCTCTAGCACAGACTCGCCGTGATGAATTGAACGGGTTGCATACTGCCGGCTTCATTTCAGGTTATCGCGGTTCCCCTGTCGGGAATTATGATAATTTCCTTTGGCAAATTGGAGGCATACTTAAAGATCACCATGTCGTCTTTCAACCTGGTATCAATGAAGATCTTGCAGCGACTGCCATTTGGGGCACGCAACAAGCCAACCTTGCAGGTCAGGGTAAATATGATGGTGTGAGCGCATGGTGGTATGGTAAAGGCCCAGGTGTAGACCGCTCAGGCGATGTGCTCCGCCATGCCAACCTTGCAGGAACGGCCAAACACAGTGGCGTGGTTGCCCTGTTTGGTGATGACCATTCCTGTAAATCATCCACCGTTCCCCACCAATCCGAACATGTGATGATGGGTTGTGGTATTCCAATTTTCTATCCAACTTCGGTGCAACATATTCTCGATTTGGGCGTCCATGCGATTGCCATGTCACGTTTTGCTGGGGTTTGGACCTCAATGAAACTGGTCAGTGAAATTGTTGAAACCTCGGCTTCAGTCATTGTCGACCTAGATCGTGTCACACCTGTTTTACCTGAAATCGAGTTGCCTACCGACGGCATCCATATCCGCTGGCCAGATCATGGCATCCAACAAGAACAACGACTCTATCAATATCGCTTACCCGCGGTATTGGCCTATGCGCGTGCCAATCAACTGAATCAAATCACATGGCCATGTGAGCATGCCCGTATTGGCATTGCAGCCAGTGGTAAAGGCTATCTGGATACCATTGAAGCCTTGCGCATTCTCGGAATTGAAAATGAAACAGCGCAACAACTTGGTCTGCGGGTCTATCAAGTCGGTTTAATCTGGCCTTTGGAACCACAAGGTCTGCGTGAATTTGCTAATGGTTTACAAGAGCTGATTGTGGTTGAGGAAAAACGTCCAATTCTAGAAGCACAAATTAAAGATGAATTGTATTCCTTGCCTGATGAGCAACGTCCACATGTGATCGGCAAAGCGATCCATGGTAAAGGTGAATGGAGTACCTCATTTGAAGAAGCACCATTGATTGGGCATTACGAGTTCCAACCAGAACCGATTGCCAAAATGCTGGCAGCACGATTTTTACAGTTGGATTTGCCTGAAAGCTTAAGACAGCAAATCCAGAGTCGTGTCGATTTACTGCATAAAGCTGAGCAAGAATCACGCCGCGTACTGGATTTGGCCGAGCGTAAACCGTATTTCTGTAGCGGTTGTCCACACAATACCTCAACCGTCGTGCCAGAAGGCAGTCGTGCACTGGGCGGCATCGGTTGTCACTATATTGCAGTGTCACTGGATCGCGGCACCGAAACCTTCTCACAAATGGGCGGTGAAGGTGTGAGTTGGGCGGGTGCCTCGCACTTTACCAATGAAAAGCATATTTTTGCCAATCTTGGTGATGGTACCTATTTCCACTCAGGCTATTTGGCGATTCGACAAGCCATTGCTGCCAATATCAATATCACCTATAAAATCCTCTATAACGATGCGGTTGCCATGACCGGTGGTCAGCATGTCGATGGACATTTGAGTGTCGCACAACTTACCCGCCAGCTGGATGCAGAAGGCATTCAAAAACAGGTCATCGTAACGGATGAGCCAGAGTTGATTCATGCAGAAGAGCATCTTGCACCGCATGTCGAAATCCGTCATCGCAATGACCTCGATGCCGTGCAACGTGAGTTACGTGATATTTCTGGTGTGACCGCTTTAATCTATGTGCAAACCTGCGCCAGCGAAAAACGTCGTCGCCGTAAACGTGATGCTTACCCAGATCCTGCTGAACGCCTCTATATCAATAGTGATATCTGTGAAAGTTGTGGTGATTGTTCTAAAAAATCAAATTGCCTGTCGATTGAGCCTGTAGAAACCGCTTTGGGCACCAAACGTCAGATTAACCAAAGCAGCTGTAATAAAGATTTCACCTGTGTTGAAGGTTTCTGCCCAAGCTTTGTAACGGTACATACCCGTGATATGAAACGTCCCGCAAAATTTGAAGGTTTTGCGACAGGTTGGCCTGAACGTCCTTTGATTCCTCAACTGATTGATACACCAAATCGTATTATGGTCGGTGGCGTTGGCGGTACAGGTGTGGTCACCGTTGGGGCTTTACTGGGGATGGCTGCACATCTGGAAGGTAAAGCAACCCGTGTGATGGACATGGCTGGACTGGCGCAAAAAGGCGGTACGGTTTATTCCTATATTCAAATTGCCGCAGACGATGCACAAATTTCATCGACCAAAATCCCTGAACATCAATGTGACCTATTAATTGGTGCCGATGCAATTGTCGCGGGTAGCAACGCTGCGCTATCACGCTTAAAACAAGATGCGATGGTCATTGTCAATGAAGATGGTTCACCCACCTCTGACTTTATTAACAAACGTGACTGGTATGCACCGATTCATGATTTAATTGGTCGTCTGCGTGGTCGTGTTCACAAAGAAAATCTGCTCTCCTTACCTGCTGCTCGAATCGCAACACAGGTTTTAGGCGATGCCATCTATGCCAATCAATTGCTCTTAGGAATGGCATGGCAATCAGGACAAATTCCTCTATTACGTGAAAGTATTGAAAAAGCGATTCAACTGAATGGTACGGCAATTGATAAAAACCTTGAAGCCTTCCGTATTGGATGTCACCTTGCCAGTGATCCGAGCCTAATTACCCGTTTACTCGACAGCTTGCCAAAAAGTAATGCACCGCAAACACTGGCTGAACTGATCCATGATCGCACGATACGTTTGCAAGACTATTGGAATGAAGCCTATGCCAATCAATATCGTATGTTGTTGGAACAGGTTGCTAAATTACTACCTGAAGCACTGGCAAAAACCATAGCCACTCAACTGTATCGTGTTATGGCATATAAAGATGAATATGAAGTTGCACGTTTACTGACAGGCGCAAACTTTAAGAAGTCCATTGAATCGCAATTTGGTCGTGGTGTACGTTTATCCTATCATCTCGCTCCACCGACACTGGGGACCAATGTACGTAAACGTATCTTCGGTTATTGGATGCGTTTTCCGATGATGTTACTTGCTCGTTTACAATGGCTGCGCGAAAGTTTCTTTGATCCATTTGCACGTCAACAAGAACGTCAACATGAGCATGCATGGCGTGATCGCTACATCGCCTTTGTTGAAACCCTGATCTCATCACCGAACAGCTATAATCTGGCTGTTGCTGAACAGATAGCTGAACTACCTGCTGAAGTCCGTGGCTTTGGGCATATCAAAATGCAAGCCATGCAAGGCGCAAACCAACGCTGGGATGAACTTTCAAGCAAGCTTATCAATAAACCTTAA
- a CDS encoding crosslink repair DNA glycosylase YcaQ family protein codes for MISLLKRLALSQQGLEKNNSFGGGISGTQKAIEHLGYVQIDTISVVERAHHHVLWSRVPDYQLSHLNQLVKEKQIFEHWAHAASYLPMQDYRYAMPLMNAIRNGESRYFRGDQKLMDEILVQVKAEGSIRLRHMEKGKREGSAGWWNAGPSRKALEQLFMQGDLMICERNGMEKVYDLTERCIPQGIDLSTPTLQEYAQYLLKTTIRAHGVFTWKQLLHLKTNKDLREIMRKLLDEQIDAGVLQVFKLENGQTVYVASAVLEDEPAIAAEVKILSPFDNLVIHRERLSSLFGFDYRIECYVPAAKRQYGYFCLPLLYADRLVGRIDCKVHRSEKRLEVISLHLEDPNMQDRDEFLQALELELHRFAQFNQSTVLDWDRNKLG; via the coding sequence ATGATTTCATTATTAAAACGCTTAGCTTTATCGCAGCAAGGTTTAGAAAAAAATAATAGCTTTGGTGGGGGTATATCTGGAACCCAGAAGGCCATTGAGCATCTCGGTTATGTGCAAATTGATACCATTTCCGTTGTGGAGCGTGCCCATCATCATGTGCTGTGGAGTCGGGTACCGGATTATCAATTGTCTCATCTAAATCAACTGGTAAAAGAGAAACAGATTTTTGAACACTGGGCACATGCAGCCTCTTATTTACCAATGCAAGATTATCGCTATGCCATGCCATTAATGAATGCAATTCGTAATGGAGAAAGCCGTTATTTCAGGGGTGATCAGAAACTGATGGATGAGATTCTGGTGCAGGTGAAAGCAGAGGGCAGCATACGGCTCAGACATATGGAGAAAGGTAAGCGGGAAGGATCAGCAGGTTGGTGGAACGCTGGACCAAGTCGCAAGGCGCTTGAGCAGTTGTTTATGCAAGGCGATTTAATGATCTGTGAACGTAATGGTATGGAAAAAGTTTATGATCTAACTGAACGTTGCATACCGCAGGGCATTGATTTAAGCACGCCAACATTACAGGAATATGCGCAGTATTTATTAAAGACCACTATACGCGCGCACGGTGTATTTACCTGGAAGCAACTGCTGCATTTGAAAACCAATAAGGATTTACGTGAAATCATGCGTAAATTACTCGATGAGCAGATTGATGCTGGTGTGCTCCAAGTTTTCAAACTTGAGAATGGACAAACTGTTTATGTTGCCAGTGCGGTGTTGGAGGATGAACCAGCGATTGCTGCTGAGGTAAAAATATTGTCTCCATTCGATAATTTGGTCATTCACCGAGAGCGCTTAAGTAGCTTGTTTGGATTTGATTACCGCATTGAATGTTATGTACCAGCCGCGAAACGGCAATATGGTTATTTTTGCTTACCACTGCTTTATGCTGATCGTTTGGTGGGCCGCATCGATTGTAAAGTGCATCGCAGCGAAAAAAGATTAGAAGTGATCAGTTTGCATTTAGAAGATCCCAATATGCAGGATCGCGATGAATTTTTGCAGGCATTAGAGCTTGAATTGCATCGTTTCGCTCAATTTAATCAAAGCACGGTACTCGATTGGGATAGAAACAAATTGGGATGA